In Sphingomonas sp. M1-B02, the sequence CAGGAGCCGTCGAGCGGGTCGGCCTGCGCGGCGGCGGCACTCGGCATCGCCAGGGCGGCGATCGCGGCGATGAGAATGGGGCGGATCATGCCTTGTTCCTTGTCAGCAAAGCGTGGACGCTGAAGCCCCCTATCAGCGCGACATGAACCACAAGTGTCAGCGCCGCGATCAGCGCCATCAATTCGGAAAGCGCCTGGTCCTGCCCGATCAGCATGATCGCGAAGGTTGCGAACACCAATTCCTTGTTTGGGATCAACGGAAGCCGCCAGACGAGCAAGCGGCCGGCCGACAGCAAAAGCCACATGCCGACCGGCACTTCGGGCATCGCGAAGTGCCAGGCAAAGGCGATCAGCAGCGAGCCGGCAATGATGCGCGCGCAATGCACCCCGAAAATCCACCAGAGCGAAGCCTTGGGCAGCGAGAAGACTCGCTTCGAGAAGATCAGGAAGGGCAGCGACATCAGCAGAATCGCGCCGATCGACAGCCAGGCGCCCTGCTGCTGCTCAGGGGTCAGCAGATTGATGCCGAGCGGGAGGGCGATGACCACCACCAACAACGTGACGGCATTGCCAGCCATCGCCGACAGGATCATCACGTCCTTGACTGCACCGAAGGGTGCCGCGACCATCTGCGTGCGCTGGCGTGCCCAGGCGTAGAAATAGGCCTCCCCCGAATAGCCGAGCAGGACTTCGTTCGAGATGCGCTTCTTGTGGAGCGCGGCGATGCCGGCCGCGGGAATATTCCACAACCGACGGAAGATGACATAATCGAAGGTGGGCGGGCCGAGATAATACAGCGCGAAGGCGACGTAGAAAAGCGGGTGGACCGGGACGGCCTTCGACAGCCCCGCAAGCCCGGAGCCGAACAGTTCGCGCGCAAGCCCGACGATCATCAGCAGCGTCAGCGCTCCGCCCAGGATCATCGGCCAGCGCCGCCGGATCTTCTCGACGGGTTCCAGCCCGGCAAGATCGGGGGCGGCCGCCAAAGGAGGCGCTTCGACAAGGCTGCTGTTCATCGAAGCCTCCAATGGCTCATTCACTGCTCAAGTTCCGCTGCCGAGACGCCAAACAAATCGCATTGTCTCCGCGTCCGGCACCAAATCCGCACTAAGAAATCAGGCGAGGCGGGTGAATGACAGCAGAATGCGGTTTTATTGCGAGGGTGATTTGGGCGCTGAGGTGGCATAGTGCAAGGTGACATGCCGCACCTCACCTGTTCCGAAACCGCGCATCATATCCTGACCTATGCCCAGACGATGCAGGGCGGCGGTGTAGAACGGTCGATGCTGCGCATGGCCGCGGGATGGCTGGAACGCGGACGGCGGGTGACGCTGGTGCTGGGCTGCAGCGCCGGCCCGCTGGCAGCCGAGATTCCCCACGGTGTGGAGCGAATCGAGCTGGCCGACGCAAGCTATCGCGCGCTGCTCGGCCTGGCGGGGCATGTCCGCAGCATGCAGTCCGACCTGATCTTCTGCCCCGGCAATCATTATAGCGGCGTCGCGGCGGTCACCCGGCTGCGGCTGGGGCGGCACTGTCCGCCGATCGTCGCCAAGGTCTCCAATGCCCTGGTTCGGCCCGAATTGAGCGTCGGTGCAGCGTGGCGCTATCGCCAATGGCTGCGGACGCATCCCCGCTTCCTCGATCAGCTTGTGGCGATGACCCCGGCAATGGCGGCGGAGGCGGTGGCCGAGATGCGGATGCCGCGCGAGCGGGTGCATGTGATCGCCAATCCACCTGCCGGGCCACAGCCCGGCGCCGCGCCGGTCGCACTGCCGGAGGGGCGCTATATCCTCGGCGTCGGTCGGCTCGAGCCGCAAAAACGCTGGGAGCGGTTGATCGCGGCGCTGCCCGGGCTGGCCGACCGCGAAATCGCGCTGGTCATCCTGGGCGAAGGATCGGCGCGAGCGGCGCTGGAGGCGCAGGTCGCGGCGCTGAGGCTGGGCCATCGCGTGACGCTGCCGGGGCATTCGGGCGATCCGCTGCCGGCATTGGCGGGCGCGCAGGTGGCGGTGCTGACGTCGGACTATGAGGGCGTGCCGGGAGTGCTGCGCGAAGCGCTGTCGGTGGGGACCCCGGTGGTCTCGACCGAATCGAGCGTGGCGGTGCGCGAGATCGTGCATGCCCCCGAACTTGGCACCGTCGTCCCGCGCGAGGATGCGGGGGCGCTGGTCGGGGCACTCGATCATTGGTTGACGCCGGGCCGGCCGCGACCGGCACCGGTGCGGGCAAGCGGCGATCCGATCGGCGACTATCTCGCCTTGTTCGATTCGACCGTGGCTCAGCGCAGCCGGTAACGGAAGCCCAGCCAAAGCGTGCGGGGGGTCGCGCGCTCGATCACGCCGGGGCCGCTGATCCCCGCCTCGACTCGAGCATCGGTTAGATTCTCGGCGCGTGCCTCGAGCGCCAGCCCGCTGCCCAGCGGGAGCGCGGCGACCGCATCGAAAGTCAGCGCGTCGGCGAGCGTGCGGCTGTTCTGGTCATCCTCGAACTGGGGGCTGGCATAACGCGCGGTGAGCGACGCGCCAAGATCTCCGCGCAACCAGGCGAGCGTCGCCGAACCCTGATGCTGCGCGGTCTGCGCCGGGCGCAGGCCATCGAGCGCGGCGGCGATGCCGGTGGCGCGGACCCGCGAATCGGTGAAGGCATAGGAAGCCGAGACGCTGACCGGCCCCTGGCTGAAGCGCCCTTCGAGCTCGACTCCGCGCGCCTCGACCGCATCGAGATTCTGCCGCTGGCGATAGACCCCCGCCGCCGAGACGAATCCGACCCCCGCGAAGGTGCCGGGCCCGTTGGCGAGGGTCACGTTGGCGATGGCACTGTCGAGCCGGTTCCAATAGCCGGTCGCGCGCAGGCTGAGCGAAGGCGTGGGCCTCCAGTCGACCCCGATCTCGGCGCCGGTCAGCCGTTCGGGATCGAGCGCGGCGTTGGCGGCGGTCGCATCGGCGCCGACCCGGAACGGCCGGTACAGCTCGTTGAGCGTCGGCAGCCGCCAGCCGCGATAGGCGGCGATGCGCAGGGTGACGCTGCCGAGCGCGAGCGCCGCACCGACCCGGCCGGTCGCCTCCAGCCCGCTGCGATCGGCGAAGCGCGTGTCGGTGAGCGGGACGCCGCCGCCAAGCGGGGTTTCGAACAGCGTGCCGCCGCTGATATCCCAGTGATCGATGCGGCCGCCGGCGTTGAGCGTGAGTGCCCCCGATTCGAGGCTGGCATCGGCGAAGGCACCCAGCGTCGTGCTTTCGCCGCCCGCGACGCGCAACCGGGTCGGCGCGCCGGCGACGAAGGTATAGCGCTCCTGCGTCTTGCCCGAGACGCGGCGGACGTCGCTACCCAGCCGCAGCGTGACCCCGCCGCCGATCGGGGGCGCGAGTTCGACACGGCCGCCGATGCCGGTCGCGGGGACGCTATACTGGTCGAGGCTGGCCGAGACGCTGTCGCGCGCATCGTTGACGCTGGCAAAGCCGCTCGCGAACTGGCGGGTCTGCAGATAGCCGAGCAGCGACCAGCCCCAGCCGCCGCGCTTGACGATCCGCAGGCTGGCATCGGCGCCGTCGCTGCGCACCTGGGTGAAATCGACGCCGCGATCGCGACGATCGGTGAAGCCCGAGACATTGGCCTGCAACTCGGTACCGCTGCCGAGATCGACGACGCCGCGCAGCGCGAGGCTGGCCTGCCGGTAGGGCGCGGCGCGATCGACCGGGCCGCGATCCTCGGCGATCGTCGGCACGAAGCCGTCGCCGCGTGCATATTGGCCGGCGATCGTGAAGAAGCCGCTGCCCGCCTCGACCGCGCCGACTGCGCTCGCGTCCCGGCTGTTCCGGCTGCCATAGGCCGCGCGCAGCGCCAGCGGGCCGAGTTCGTGCGGGGCGCCGCTGGTCAGCTCGACCGTGCCGGCAAGCGCGCCGGGGCCGGCATAGCCGCTGCCGCCACCGCGGGTGACTCGCACAGAGGCGAGCCGATCGGGCAAATAAGCCGGGAAGGCGACCCAGCCGCCGAACGGATCGGTCTGCGGCACGCCGTCGAGCAGGAGCAGCGCGCGGCTCGAGGCATTGCCGCCAAGGCCGCGCAGTGTGATCCCCTGGCTGGTCGGATGCGCCGAGCGCGAATCGGAACGGCGGAACTGGGCCACCCCGGCGGCGTCGCGCAGCACATCCTCGAGCCGACCGCTGGCGGTGCCGGCGAGGCGTTCGCGCTCGATCGTCACCGTATCGTATGCCGCCTCGCCGGGGGGCGTTTCGAGTCCGCGCCCGGTGACCACGATCACGGGGGGCTCTTCCTGCGCGAGCGCGGGAGAGGCCAGGAAAAGCGCGATGCATAGAAATAAGCCCCTCCCCTTCAGGGGAGGGGGAAGGGGTGGGGCGGTGCCTCGCAGAGACTGCCGCCCGGGAAGACCGCCCCACCCCAACCCCTCCCCTGAAGGGGAGGGGCTTAAGAAAAATTGTTTCACTTAGGCGCCACACGATCCGGATGCGCCGCCGCGAAGGCACCTGTCTCCCGCGCGGCGGCGTCGGCGCGAAGCAGCTTGGGAAAGGCCTCGAGCGGCGTATCGAAACGGCGGGCGTTGAACATTTGCGGCACCAGAAAGACGTCGGCGATATTGGGGGTATCGCCGCCCAGGAACGGCCCTGCTCCGGCCATCGCCTCCAACGCGGCGAAGCCCTCCGCGATCCAGTGCCGGGTCCAATCGTTGCGCGCAGCCTCCTCGGCGCCGAGTTCCTGCTTGAGCCAGCGCATCACGCGCAGATTGTTGAGCGGATGGATGTCCGCGCCGATCACCAGCGCCTTCGCCATCGCGGCGGCGCGGGCATCGGGCTCTGCGGGGATCAGCCGCGGCTCGGAGTAGCGCGAATCGAGCCAGTCGATGATCGCGAGGCTCTGAGTCAGCACCAGACCGTCCACCTCGAGCGCCGGAACAAGCCCCTGGGGGTTGCGCGCCAGATGCTCGGCGCTGCCTTGCTGGTTCTCGAGCAGCATGATCTCGTGCCGTTCATAGGCCAGGCCCTTGAGATTGAGCGCGATCCGCACCCGATAGCCGGCCGAAGAACGGAAATAGTCGTGGAGCAGGATCATGCACCGGGTCCGCTAGGAAGTTCGGAGGGGCCGCCCTCGCGGTGGCGGAAGCGCCACTGGAAGCCGCGGCGGAGCGTTGCACTGGTGCGCGCCGAACGCTCGGCCTCGCTTTCCAGCGCGACCTTTATCATCGCAACCATCGGATCGGCCAGCGCCAGCCCGAGCAGCCCGAACAGCGTGCTCGCCAATATCTGCGCCGAAAGCGTCAGCGCCGGCGGCAGATCGACGGTGCGCTTCGCGACCAGCGGGATCAGCACATAGCCGTCGAAGGTCTGGACCGCGAAATAGATGATGATCGCCCAGAAACCCTGGTCATAGCCCGCGCTGAACCCCACCGAGACCATCAGCACGCCGCTGACGAAGGCGCCGATATTGGGAATGAAGGCCAGGATGCCGGTGAGGATTCCGAGCAGCAGCGCCATCGGCACGCCGGCGATCGACAGCAGGATCCAGGTGAGCATGCCTTCGAACAGCATGCCGAGCAGCCGTCCCGCCAGCAGCACCCGCAGCGTGCGTGCCATCCGGCCGATCGTAAGCGCGAATTCGTCGCGCGCCGCGACCGGCACCATCCATTGCAGCCCGCGCTCGTAGATCCGCGGCTCGATCGCCACGAACAGGCCGATCGTCAGGATCATCACCAGGCTGGCGGCGGCGCCGAGCACCGATCCGACCGCCGACGTCAGCCGGCCAACCGAGCCCAAGGCCTGCTGCAGCATCCCCGCCAGATCGGCGCGGCCGGGCATCAGCCCCAGCCCCGATATCCAGGCGACGACGCGATTGCCTTGTGTCTCGAGCGTCGTGCTGAGCTGCCCCGCCTGCATCGCGATCTGGACGCCAGTCAGATAGAAGACGCTGCCGATGAAGGCGATGACGAGAATCACGACGATCAGCAGCCGCAGTCCGCGCGGGATCGGCAGCACTCGACCGAGCAGGCGAACGCCCCCATCGAGCAGCGACGCGAAGACGAGGCCGGCGAAAATGATCAGCAGCGGCTGAATCAGAAGCACGACCAGCGCGACGCCGATCGCCAGGCCGAACCATACCGAAGCACGCTTGAGCTCGGCGCGCACAATCGGATCGCGCATTTCGTTGGGGCCGGGCTCCTGCACCACCTCGATCCCCTCGGCGGCGGCCGAATCGGCGCTCATTCGCCGTCCTTCTGGGGATGGAGCGACTTGCCCGCGCGGCCCGGGCGGAACGAGGCGGGCCAGGTCAGCGGGTTCCAGGTCGCGCTGCCGTCGAGCGAGAAGGTGATGAACTCGGCGCGACCGCCGATATTCTCCCACGGGACCGCGCCGCCCAGACCGTTATTGGCGATCGAATAGCGGCTGTCGGCGCTGTTGTCGCGATTGTCGCCCATCAGGAAGACCCGGTCCTTCGGCACGCGGATCTCGGGATAGTTGTCGCCGGGGCTCCAGCCGAGGTCGATCGTATCGTAGGACCGGCCACCCGGCAGCGTCTCGCGGAAGACCGGCACGCGGCACCATGCCCGTCCGTTCGCGCCGCGCACCAGCCGCCCCGAATAGTGGATCGGATCGCAGCGGGTATTGGCGTCCACCGGCAGGTCGCGCTCGCCCATCGCCCGCCGCGGCACCGGCGTACCGTTCAGGAACACGACTCCGTCACGCACCGCGAGGCGATCACCAGGCAGACCGATGACTCGCTTGATATAGTCGGTGGTGGTGCCCGGCGGGGTGACGATCACCACGTCGCCGCGCTTGGGCATGCGTCCGAATAGCCGGCCCGGCATGAAGGGAAGCAAATGAAAGGTGGGCGTCACGAACGAATAGCCATAGGGATATTTGGTGACGACCAGCCGATCGCCGACCAGCAGCCCGGGCAGCATCGATTCGGACGGGATGAAGAAGGGTTTGGCGACAAAGCTGTGGAAGCCGAGCACGGCCAACACGAGCCACAAGATACCGCGCGCCTCCGCCCACCAATCGGTGCCTGCGCGCGCTTCGGACTCGGGGACTTCCACATTCTCGTGCGTCAACGCCAGTTCATCCGCGGCCATCGCCATCAATCGCTTCCCCCGATCGCCACGGCCTCGATCATCACCATGGCGAAGGCCCAGGGATGGTCGTCGGTCAGCGTCAGATGCACCTTTGCGACGTGACCGTCGGGGGTGATGGCGTCAAGCCTGGCCTTGGCCCCGCCGGTGAGCGCCAATGTGGGCGCACCGGAGGGTGAATTGACGACACCAATGTCCTTCATGAACACGCCCCGCTTGAAGCCGGTTCCGACCGCCTTGGAATAAGCTTCCTTCGCGGCGAAGCGCTTGGCGAGGGTTCCGGCCTTGGTATGCGGCCGACGCGCGGCCTTATCGCGCTCGAGGTCGGTGAAGACGCGCTGCTCGAAACGGGTGCCGAAGCGATCGAGCGAGGACTGGATCCGCTCGATGTTGCAGAGGTCCGAGCCGAGGCCGATGATCACCCGATCCTCCCCGGCACGGGGAAGGAGACCAGCCGCAGGCTGGTGGAGGGGGCTCCCCACCAGGGACATCCGTTGGGGCGCGCGCCCTCCACCACGCCCTGCGGGCGCGGTCCCCCTCCCCGTACCGGGGAGGATATACGCAGCCCTTTCACCGCGCCGAATCCATCAGTTCGCGCATCCGCCGCACCACCGGCGCCAACCCCTCGAAGATCGCCTCGCCGATCAGGAAATGGCCGATATTGAGCTCCATCACCTGCGGGATCGCAGCGATCGGGACGACATTGTCGAAGGTAAGGCCATGCCCGGCATGCGGCTCGAGCCCGGCCTTTGCCGCCAGCGCCGCAGCATCGGCAATGCGGCGGAGCTCGTCGGCGCGGCCATCCTCGGGCAGCTCGCAATAGCGGCCGGTGTGTAGCTCGACGACCGGCGCGCGCAGGCGAAGCGCGGCGTCGATCTGGCGCTCGTCCGGCTCGATGAACAGCGACACCCGGCAGCCGGCGTCGAGCAGCTGCGCAACCATCGGCGCCAGATGGTTATGCTGCCCTGCCGCATCGAGCCCACCCTCGGTGGTGCGCTCCTCGCGCTTTTCGGGGACTATGCACACCGCGTGGGGGCGGTGCCGCAGCGCGATCGCAAGCATCTCGTCGGTCGCGGCCATCTCCAGGTTGAGCGGGATGGTTAGCTCGGCGGCGAGGCGGGCGATGTCGTCGTCGGTGATGTGGCGGCGATCCTCGCGCAGATGCGCGGTGATGCCGTCGGCCCCGGCCTCGGCCGCGAGCAGCGCCGCGCGGACCGGATCGGGATAGCCCGAGCCGCGCGCGTTGCGCACGGTGGCGACATGATCGATGTTGAGACCGAGGCGAAGGCGGCCGGTCACGCGGGCACGCGGCTTCCGGGCTTGACCGGCGGGATCGCCGCCAGCTCGGGCGGAAGCTGGTCGGCGGGATAAGCGGGCACGTCGAGCTGGAGCAGCGAGACCAGCGGCACGCCGATATCGGCGGTGCCGTTCGAGCGATCGACGATGCAGGCCGCGCCGACCAGATTTCCCGGGTGCCGGCGAATCGCGGCGATGCACTCACGCGAGCTGAGTCCCGTAGTCACGATATCCTCGACCATCACGACGCGCGCGCCCTCCGGAATCTCGAAGCTGCGGCGAAGCTGGAATTCGCCCTCCTCGCGCTCCACGAACACTGCCTTGCAGCCGAGCGCCCGCGCGGTCTCATAGCCGGGAATGATCCCGCCGATCGCCGGCGATACGACGATGTCTACCTCGCCGAACGACTCGCGAATCTTGAGCGCAAGCGCGCCGCAAATGCGTCCGGTGCGCACCGGATCCTCGAAGATTCGCATCTTTTGCAGGAAAAGCGGCGAGCGCAGCCCCGAGGACAGGATGAAATGCCCCTCCAGCAACGCTCCCGCATTGCGGAACTCCTCGAGAATCTCGTCGCCGGTCAACCTGATCGCTCCTGTGGCAAAGGCAGCCGCCCTATTAGGAGCAGGCAATCGCAGCCGCAAC encodes:
- a CDS encoding TonB-dependent receptor, translated to MIVVTGRGLETPPGEAAYDTVTIERERLAGTASGRLEDVLRDAAGVAQFRRSDSRSAHPTSQGITLRGLGGNASSRALLLLDGVPQTDPFGGWVAFPAYLPDRLASVRVTRGGGSGYAGPGALAGTVELTSGAPHELGPLALRAAYGSRNSRDASAVGAVEAGSGFFTIAGQYARGDGFVPTIAEDRGPVDRAAPYRQASLALRGVVDLGSGTELQANVSGFTDRRDRGVDFTQVRSDGADASLRIVKRGGWGWSLLGYLQTRQFASGFASVNDARDSVSASLDQYSVPATGIGGRVELAPPIGGGVTLRLGSDVRRVSGKTQERYTFVAGAPTRLRVAGGESTTLGAFADASLESGALTLNAGGRIDHWDISGGTLFETPLGGGVPLTDTRFADRSGLEATGRVGAALALGSVTLRIAAYRGWRLPTLNELYRPFRVGADATAANAALDPERLTGAEIGVDWRPTPSLSLRATGYWNRLDSAIANVTLANGPGTFAGVGFVSAAGVYRQRQNLDAVEARGVELEGRFSQGPVSVSASYAFTDSRVRATGIAAALDGLRPAQTAQHQGSATLAWLRGDLGASLTARYASPQFEDDQNSRTLADALTFDAVAALPLGSGLALEARAENLTDARVEAGISGPGVIERATPRTLWLGFRYRLR
- the acpS gene encoding holo-ACP synthase, whose protein sequence is MIIGLGSDLCNIERIQSSLDRFGTRFEQRVFTDLERDKAARRPHTKAGTLAKRFAAKEAYSKAVGTGFKRGVFMKDIGVVNSPSGAPTLALTGGAKARLDAITPDGHVAKVHLTLTDDHPWAFAMVMIEAVAIGGSD
- a CDS encoding pyridoxine 5'-phosphate synthase; translation: MTGRLRLGLNIDHVATVRNARGSGYPDPVRAALLAAEAGADGITAHLREDRRHITDDDIARLAAELTIPLNLEMAATDEMLAIALRHRPHAVCIVPEKREERTTEGGLDAAGQHNHLAPMVAQLLDAGCRVSLFIEPDERQIDAALRLRAPVVELHTGRYCELPEDGRADELRRIADAAALAAKAGLEPHAGHGLTFDNVVPIAAIPQVMELNIGHFLIGEAIFEGLAPVVRRMRELMDSAR
- the pyrE gene encoding orotate phosphoribosyltransferase, which codes for MTGDEILEEFRNAGALLEGHFILSSGLRSPLFLQKMRIFEDPVRTGRICGALALKIRESFGEVDIVVSPAIGGIIPGYETARALGCKAVFVEREEGEFQLRRSFEIPEGARVVMVEDIVTTGLSSRECIAAIRRHPGNLVGAACIVDRSNGTADIGVPLVSLLQLDVPAYPADQLPPELAAIPPVKPGSRVPA
- the lepB gene encoding signal peptidase I, with amino-acid sequence MAADELALTHENVEVPESEARAGTDWWAEARGILWLVLAVLGFHSFVAKPFFIPSESMLPGLLVGDRLVVTKYPYGYSFVTPTFHLLPFMPGRLFGRMPKRGDVVIVTPPGTTTDYIKRVIGLPGDRLAVRDGVVFLNGTPVPRRAMGERDLPVDANTRCDPIHYSGRLVRGANGRAWCRVPVFRETLPGGRSYDTIDLGWSPGDNYPEIRVPKDRVFLMGDNRDNSADSRYSIANNGLGGAVPWENIGGRAEFITFSLDGSATWNPLTWPASFRPGRAGKSLHPQKDGE
- a CDS encoding AI-2E family transporter, translating into MSADSAAAEGIEVVQEPGPNEMRDPIVRAELKRASVWFGLAIGVALVVLLIQPLLIIFAGLVFASLLDGGVRLLGRVLPIPRGLRLLIVVILVIAFIGSVFYLTGVQIAMQAGQLSTTLETQGNRVVAWISGLGLMPGRADLAGMLQQALGSVGRLTSAVGSVLGAAASLVMILTIGLFVAIEPRIYERGLQWMVPVAARDEFALTIGRMARTLRVLLAGRLLGMLFEGMLTWILLSIAGVPMALLLGILTGILAFIPNIGAFVSGVLMVSVGFSAGYDQGFWAIIIYFAVQTFDGYVLIPLVAKRTVDLPPALTLSAQILASTLFGLLGLALADPMVAMIKVALESEAERSARTSATLRRGFQWRFRHREGGPSELPSGPGA
- a CDS encoding glycosyltransferase; amino-acid sequence: MPHLTCSETAHHILTYAQTMQGGGVERSMLRMAAGWLERGRRVTLVLGCSAGPLAAEIPHGVERIELADASYRALLGLAGHVRSMQSDLIFCPGNHYSGVAAVTRLRLGRHCPPIVAKVSNALVRPELSVGAAWRYRQWLRTHPRFLDQLVAMTPAMAAEAVAEMRMPRERVHVIANPPAGPQPGAAPVALPEGRYILGVGRLEPQKRWERLIAALPGLADREIALVILGEGSARAALEAQVAALRLGHRVTLPGHSGDPLPALAGAQVAVLTSDYEGVPGVLREALSVGTPVVSTESSVAVREIVHAPELGTVVPREDAGALVGALDHWLTPGRPRPAPVRASGDPIGDYLALFDSTVAQRSR
- the maiA gene encoding maleylacetoacetate isomerase — encoded protein: MILLHDYFRSSAGYRVRIALNLKGLAYERHEIMLLENQQGSAEHLARNPQGLVPALEVDGLVLTQSLAIIDWLDSRYSEPRLIPAEPDARAAAMAKALVIGADIHPLNNLRVMRWLKQELGAEEAARNDWTRHWIAEGFAALEAMAGAGPFLGGDTPNIADVFLVPQMFNARRFDTPLEAFPKLLRADAAARETGAFAAAHPDRVAPK